A genomic window from Bradyrhizobium lupini includes:
- a CDS encoding ABC-F family ATP-binding cassette domain-containing protein: MPASIILSNLSLSTPDGRPLLSDIDLTFRAERTGLVGRNGVGKTTLLASISREHIPQSGRVTVNGTVGLLRQDVQPLAGAKVIDLFEARAALDLLRRAERGDASAEEVSEVDWTLETRLASALARVGFDVAPDIELGSLSGGQVTRVRLAALIFAEPDFLLLDEPTNDLDREGRKAVIYFLASWRGGAIVVSHDRSLLETMDAIVELTSLGAARYGGNWSSYCEQKAVALAAVRHDLAHAERRLSAIDGRAQEAAERKARKDSGGKKKRAKGDMPRILAGARKDRSEDTGGKNAEITERRRADALEAVDTARRRIEILQPLSVKLPSTRLPAGREVVWLDCVSAGYRPDREVLRDLSLAIVGPERLAIVGPNGSGKTTLLKFVAGELRPLSGTMRVRPDLALFDQKVSLLDPAVSILDNFRRFHPKAGANECHAALARFMFRADAALQIAGHLSGGQMFRAGLACVLGGAMPPSLLILDEPTNHLDIESIEAVEAGLRAYDGALLVVSHDEAFLQAIGITRRLDLAAPRQRAGCRII; encoded by the coding sequence ATGCCTGCTTCCATCATCCTGTCCAACCTGTCGCTGTCCACGCCTGACGGCCGTCCTCTTCTCTCCGACATCGATCTGACATTCCGCGCCGAGCGGACCGGCCTTGTCGGCCGCAACGGCGTCGGGAAGACGACGCTGCTTGCATCGATCTCGCGTGAGCACATCCCCCAGTCGGGCCGCGTTACCGTCAACGGAACCGTCGGTCTGCTGCGCCAGGACGTCCAGCCCCTTGCGGGCGCGAAGGTGATCGATCTGTTCGAGGCGCGAGCCGCGCTCGATCTGCTTCGTCGAGCCGAGCGCGGGGATGCCTCGGCCGAGGAGGTTTCCGAGGTCGATTGGACCCTCGAAACACGGCTTGCATCCGCCCTCGCGCGTGTTGGGTTCGATGTCGCTCCGGACATCGAGCTCGGCAGCCTGTCGGGCGGCCAGGTCACGCGGGTTCGTCTCGCCGCGCTGATCTTCGCGGAGCCGGACTTCCTGCTGCTCGACGAGCCCACCAACGATCTCGATCGGGAGGGCCGCAAGGCCGTGATCTATTTCCTTGCGTCCTGGCGCGGTGGGGCGATTGTCGTCAGCCACGATCGGAGCCTGCTCGAAACCATGGACGCGATTGTCGAGCTGACGTCGCTCGGAGCCGCGCGATACGGCGGCAATTGGAGCAGTTATTGCGAACAGAAAGCCGTCGCGCTCGCGGCTGTCAGGCACGACCTCGCCCATGCCGAGAGGCGCCTGTCCGCGATCGACGGCAGGGCGCAGGAGGCTGCGGAGAGGAAAGCGCGCAAGGACAGTGGCGGTAAGAAGAAGCGCGCCAAGGGCGACATGCCGCGCATCCTGGCCGGCGCACGCAAGGACCGTAGCGAAGACACCGGCGGCAAGAACGCTGAGATCACCGAGCGGCGGCGTGCGGATGCGCTTGAGGCCGTCGATACGGCGCGCCGGCGCATCGAGATTCTTCAGCCGCTGTCGGTGAAGCTGCCCTCGACCCGGCTGCCAGCGGGCAGGGAGGTGGTTTGGCTCGATTGCGTCAGCGCCGGCTATCGGCCGGACCGGGAAGTCTTGCGCGATCTATCGCTCGCGATCGTTGGTCCGGAGCGCCTGGCAATTGTCGGACCCAACGGTTCCGGCAAGACGACGCTGCTGAAATTCGTCGCCGGCGAACTACGTCCGCTCTCCGGCACCATGCGGGTCAGGCCGGATCTTGCGCTGTTCGATCAGAAGGTCAGCCTGCTCGATCCCGCGGTCTCCATCCTGGATAACTTCAGGCGCTTCCATCCGAAGGCGGGTGCAAATGAATGCCATGCGGCGCTGGCCCGGTTCATGTTTCGAGCCGATGCCGCCTTGCAGATTGCGGGACATTTGAGCGGCGGGCAGATGTTTCGTGCAGGCCTTGCCTGCGTGCTGGGCGGAGCGATGCCGCCGTCGCTGCTGATCCTCGACGAGCCGACCAATCATCTGGACATCGAATCCATCGAAGCCGTCGAAGCGGGCTTGAGGGCCTATGACGGCGCGCTGCTCGTCGTCAGTCATGATGAGGCGTTTTTGCAGGCGATCGGGATTACCCGACGGCTCGATCTTGCTGCCCCGAGGCAGCGCGCCGGTTGCAGGATCATTTGA
- a CDS encoding dicarboxylate/amino acid:cation symporter produces MTHIAIQPAVHRRHQPWYKILYIQVLIAIALGVLVGYFYPDLGKALKPLGDGFIALIKMMIAPVIFCTVVHGISSMGDLKRVGRVGLKSLIYFETVSTVALAVGLLVGEVLQPGHGFNIDPATIDPKSVATYVTKAKEEGIVAHLMAIIPDSYLGAIARGDLLQVLLISILSGFAIAFLGKAGEPIAEAIDKAAKMFFGIIRIIVRVAPIGAFGAMAFTVGAYGLGSLLNLAALIGTFYLTSILFVVVVLGAIARLAGFSILRFIAYIKDELLIVLGTSSSETVLPQMIQKMEHLGASRSVVGLVIPTGYSFNLDGTNIYMTLATLFLAQATNTHLTIWQELGILGIAMITSKGASGVTGAGFITLAATLSIVPDIPIQSIAILVGIDKFMSECRALTNLIGNGVACVVISISEGELDRDALHETMAHPLEMGEALEPGGSAAS; encoded by the coding sequence ATGACACACATTGCGATCCAGCCAGCCGTCCACCGCCGGCACCAGCCCTGGTACAAGATCCTCTACATTCAGGTGCTGATCGCGATCGCACTCGGGGTGCTCGTCGGCTATTTCTATCCCGATCTCGGCAAGGCCCTGAAGCCGCTCGGCGACGGTTTCATCGCGCTGATCAAGATGATGATCGCGCCGGTGATCTTCTGCACCGTGGTGCACGGCATCTCCTCGATGGGCGACCTCAAGCGCGTCGGTCGGGTCGGGCTGAAGTCGCTGATCTATTTCGAGACGGTCTCGACCGTGGCGCTCGCGGTCGGCCTGCTGGTCGGCGAGGTGCTCCAGCCCGGGCACGGCTTCAACATCGATCCCGCCACGATCGACCCGAAATCGGTGGCGACCTACGTCACCAAGGCCAAGGAAGAAGGCATCGTCGCCCATCTGATGGCGATCATCCCCGACAGCTATCTGGGCGCCATCGCACGCGGCGATCTGTTGCAGGTGCTACTGATCTCGATCCTGTCGGGCTTCGCCATCGCGTTCCTCGGCAAGGCCGGCGAGCCCATTGCGGAGGCGATCGACAAGGCCGCAAAGATGTTCTTCGGCATCATCCGCATCATCGTGCGCGTCGCCCCGATCGGAGCGTTCGGCGCGATGGCGTTCACCGTCGGTGCCTACGGCCTCGGTTCGCTGCTCAACCTCGCGGCCCTGATCGGCACGTTCTATCTCACCAGCATCCTGTTCGTTGTGGTCGTGCTCGGCGCAATCGCGCGGCTCGCCGGCTTCTCGATCTTGCGTTTCATCGCCTACATCAAGGACGAGCTGCTGATCGTGCTCGGCACCTCGTCATCAGAAACGGTGCTGCCGCAGATGATCCAGAAGATGGAGCATCTCGGCGCCTCGCGTTCGGTGGTCGGCCTCGTCATTCCGACCGGTTACAGCTTCAACCTCGACGGCACCAACATCTACATGACGCTGGCAACGCTGTTCCTGGCGCAGGCGACCAATACCCATCTGACCATCTGGCAGGAGCTCGGCATTCTCGGCATCGCCATGATCACCTCGAAGGGCGCCTCTGGCGTGACGGGGGCGGGCTTCATCACGCTGGCGGCGACGCTCTCGATCGTGCCCGACATCCCGATCCAGTCGATTGCGATCCTGGTCGGCATCGACAAGTTCATGAGCGAGTGCCGCGCGCTGACCAATCTGATCGGCAACGGCGTCGCCTGTGTCGTCATCAGCATCTCCGAAGGCGAGCTCGACCGCGATGCGCTGCACGAGACCATGGCCCATCCGCTGGAGATGGGTGAGGCGCTCGAACCGGGCGGCAGCGCCGCCTCCTAG
- a CDS encoding solute carrier family 23 protein has product MPIATGSDERAQGYFPRWILKSSGVIMPEQRLPLGQTVVSGLQHCVAMSGSTIIAPLLMGFDPNVAVLFSGIGTLIFFVIVAGRVPSYLGSSFAFIAVVIAATGYAGHGPNPNLSVALGGIVGAGVLYGLIALVVMWSGVGWIEKLLPPVVTGAVVAAIGLNLAPVAVKAVSANAFDTGIGLATVLIIGVVAVGAPGLWRRLPIILGAIGGYLLYLLFANGLGFGRPIDFTQVSAASWIGLPSLTTPTFQADAIVLIAPVAIILVAENLGHIKAVGAMTGRSLDDYLGRALLADSLATMVAACGGGTGVTTYAENIGVMAATKVYSTLLFAFAAMVSIVLGFSPKFGALVLSIPGPVIGGLSIVLFGLIAAMAGRIWVENKVDFSSPANLITVAVALTAGAGDLTLKFGAFTIGGIGTATFGAIILYQILTSRLARR; this is encoded by the coding sequence ATGCCGATTGCAACGGGCTCCGATGAGCGAGCGCAAGGCTATTTTCCGCGTTGGATTCTGAAGTCCTCCGGCGTGATCATGCCCGAGCAGCGGCTGCCGCTTGGCCAGACCGTTGTCTCCGGTCTCCAGCATTGCGTCGCAATGTCGGGCTCGACGATCATCGCGCCGCTGCTGATGGGGTTCGATCCCAATGTTGCGGTGCTGTTTTCCGGCATCGGCACGCTGATCTTCTTCGTCATCGTCGCGGGGCGCGTGCCGAGCTACCTCGGCTCGAGCTTCGCGTTCATCGCGGTCGTGATCGCCGCCACAGGCTATGCCGGGCACGGGCCGAACCCGAACCTGTCGGTTGCGCTTGGCGGCATCGTAGGAGCCGGCGTCCTCTACGGCCTGATCGCGCTGGTCGTGATGTGGTCGGGGGTTGGCTGGATCGAGAAGCTGTTGCCGCCGGTCGTCACCGGCGCTGTGGTCGCCGCGATCGGCCTCAACCTCGCGCCGGTGGCGGTCAAGGCAGTGAGCGCCAATGCGTTCGACACAGGAATCGGGCTCGCGACCGTTCTGATCATCGGCGTGGTTGCCGTTGGCGCGCCTGGCCTGTGGCGCCGCCTGCCGATCATTCTCGGCGCGATCGGCGGATATCTTTTGTACCTGCTGTTCGCGAACGGCCTCGGCTTCGGCAGGCCGATCGACTTCACGCAAGTTTCGGCTGCGTCGTGGATCGGCCTGCCGAGTCTTACCACGCCGACCTTCCAGGCCGATGCAATCGTCCTGATCGCGCCGGTCGCGATCATTCTCGTCGCCGAGAACCTCGGTCACATCAAGGCCGTCGGCGCCATGACGGGCCGGAGCCTCGATGACTATCTCGGCCGCGCCTTGCTTGCCGACAGCCTCGCGACCATGGTGGCCGCCTGCGGCGGCGGCACCGGCGTCACCACCTATGCCGAAAACATCGGCGTCATGGCGGCGACGAAGGTCTATTCGACCTTGCTGTTTGCCTTCGCGGCGATGGTGTCGATCGTGCTCGGCTTCTCGCCGAAATTCGGCGCGCTGGTCCTGTCGATCCCGGGTCCCGTCATCGGTGGGCTCTCGATCGTGCTGTTCGGGTTGATCGCCGCAATGGCCGGCCGGATCTGGGTCGAGAACAAGGTCGACTTCTCAAGTCCGGCAAACCTGATCACCGTCGCGGTCGCGCTCACCGCAGGCGCCGGCGACCTCACGCTCAAATTCGGCGCCTTCACGATCGGCGGGATCGGCACCGCAACCTTTGGCGCCATCATCCTGTACCAGATCCTGACTTCGCGACTGGCTCGCCGCTAG
- a CDS encoding SDR family oxidoreductase → MPHTDRSTTFSSRLVGQYALVTGASQGIGRAVAIRLAQEGATVAINYVDHPEKAEEVLAYARTASSDRGHGKLDHVVVRADVSNEQDVAAMFETILARWKRLDCLVNNAGFQRESPSEALDIDTYRRIIDVNLNGAVLCAQKALAHFVARGAGGSIINCSSVHQIIPKPGYLAYSISKGGMANLTRTLALEFAGRGIRVNAVGPGAIDTPINAAWTGDPEKRGVVTSHIPLGRVGTPEEIAGVFAFLASDEASYITGQTIYACGGLTLFPEFRENWAS, encoded by the coding sequence ATGCCACATACCGACCGCTCGACCACCTTTTCTTCGCGCCTCGTCGGCCAATACGCGCTGGTGACAGGCGCCTCGCAAGGCATCGGCCGCGCCGTCGCCATTCGGCTTGCCCAGGAAGGCGCGACCGTTGCCATCAACTATGTCGATCATCCGGAAAAGGCAGAGGAGGTGCTCGCGTACGCGCGTACGGCATCGAGCGATCGCGGCCACGGCAAGCTCGACCATGTCGTCGTCAGGGCCGACGTCAGCAACGAGCAGGACGTAGCCGCGATGTTCGAGACGATCCTGGCGCGCTGGAAGCGTCTCGACTGCCTGGTCAACAATGCGGGCTTCCAGCGGGAATCGCCGAGCGAGGCGCTCGACATCGACACCTATCGCCGCATCATCGACGTCAATCTCAACGGCGCCGTGCTCTGCGCCCAGAAGGCGCTCGCGCATTTCGTTGCGCGCGGCGCAGGCGGCAGCATCATCAATTGCTCCAGCGTCCACCAGATCATCCCGAAACCCGGCTACCTCGCCTATTCCATCAGCAAGGGCGGCATGGCCAATCTGACACGCACGCTGGCACTCGAATTCGCCGGCCGCGGCATTCGCGTCAATGCGGTCGGTCCAGGCGCGATCGACACCCCAATCAACGCGGCCTGGACCGGCGATCCGGAAAAGCGCGGTGTGGTCACCAGCCACATTCCGCTCGGCCGTGTCGGCACGCCGGAGGAGATCGCCGGCGTGTTCGCCTTCCTCGCCTCGGATGAGGCCAGCTACATCACGGGGCAGACCATCTATGCGTGCGGAGGTCTGACGCTGTTTCCCGAATTCCGCGAGAACTGGGCAAGCTAG
- a CDS encoding NAD-dependent protein deacetylase produces the protein MANHPLRDFVGRHENLFVLTGAGCSTNSGIPDYRDSHGNWKRTQPVNFQAFMSEEHTRRRYWARSLIGWRRFGQARPNDAHHALARLEASGRCGMLLTQNVDRLHQSAGHRQVIDLHGRLDLVRCMGCGQKTPRSEFQETLGHANAEWLTLDAADAPDGDADLEHADFSSFKVPACESCGGILKPDVVFFGETVPRDVVVTAQDHLAQADAMLIVGSSLMVYSGFRFVQAAAQRQIPIAAVNLGRTRADDLLTLKVEERCEAALAFLL, from the coding sequence ATGGCAAATCATCCGCTCCGCGATTTCGTCGGACGGCACGAAAATCTGTTCGTGCTGACCGGCGCTGGCTGCAGCACCAATTCGGGCATCCCCGATTATCGCGACAGTCACGGCAACTGGAAGCGGACCCAGCCGGTGAACTTCCAGGCTTTCATGTCGGAAGAGCATACGCGTCGGCGCTATTGGGCGCGCAGCCTGATCGGCTGGCGGCGGTTCGGCCAGGCGAGGCCGAACGATGCGCATCACGCGCTCGCCCGGCTCGAGGCGAGCGGGCGTTGCGGAATGCTGCTGACCCAGAACGTCGACCGGCTGCATCAATCCGCCGGCCACCGCCAGGTGATCGACCTGCACGGCCGGCTCGATCTGGTCCGCTGCATGGGCTGCGGTCAAAAGACCCCGCGGAGCGAATTCCAGGAGACGCTCGGCCACGCCAATGCGGAATGGTTGACGCTCGACGCGGCCGATGCGCCCGACGGCGATGCGGACCTGGAGCATGCGGATTTTTCGTCGTTCAAGGTGCCGGCCTGCGAATCCTGCGGCGGCATCCTCAAGCCCGACGTCGTGTTCTTCGGCGAGACCGTCCCGCGCGACGTGGTCGTGACCGCGCAGGATCATCTGGCGCAGGCGGACGCCATGCTCATCGTCGGCTCGTCACTGATGGTCTATTCCGGTTTCCGCTTCGTGCAGGCGGCCGCGCAACGGCAAATCCCGATCGCTGCGGTCAATCTCGGACGCACCCGCGCCGATGATCTCCTCACGCTGAAGGTCGAGGAGCGCTGCGAAGCGGCGCTTGCATTCCTGCTCTGA
- a CDS encoding hydantoinase B/oxoprolinase family protein, with translation MSKASGASLIDLQIMWHRLIAVVEEQAQVLLRTAFSPIVRECGDLSAGVFDLKGRMLAQAVTGTPGHVNSMAESVKHFIAHFPIETMKKGDAYITNDPWMGTGHLNDFVVTTPCFKDGKPVALFSCTSHLMDIGGIGFGPDATDVFMEGLYIPMLKLIDQGVVNETLMAMIRTNTRLPIDTEGDTYSLAGCNDVGCERLVEMMTEFGIDSLDALGDYICDRSREAVLAEIAKLPKGSWRNTMVVDGYDEPVTLAAVLTISDEGIHVDFDGTSAASRFGINVPLSYTIAYTVFGLGCVVASQIPNNAGSLSPLTVSAPKGAILNAPKPAPVASRHIIGQMLPDVVFGCLRQIIPERVPAEGTSCLWNLNVRGQTRSGAGGNYGFSMAVTSNGGTGARFAKDGLSATAYPSGVRGTPVEIAETQTPLIFWRKELRPDSGGAGRTRGGLGQIIEVGSGVDGPFDILAAFDRIDHPPRGRDGGKNGEAGYVGLKSGKKLRGKGFQQVPPDDRLVVLTPGGAGIGDPRERAPTAVNDDIESGLVSADNAVEIYGHTR, from the coding sequence ATGAGCAAGGCAAGCGGCGCGAGCCTGATCGACCTTCAGATCATGTGGCACCGGCTGATCGCCGTGGTCGAGGAGCAGGCGCAGGTGCTGCTCCGCACGGCCTTCAGCCCGATCGTGCGCGAATGCGGCGACCTCTCGGCCGGCGTGTTCGACCTCAAGGGACGGATGCTGGCGCAGGCGGTGACCGGCACGCCCGGCCACGTCAACTCGATGGCGGAATCGGTCAAGCACTTCATCGCCCACTTTCCGATCGAGACGATGAAGAAGGGCGACGCCTACATCACCAACGATCCCTGGATGGGCACCGGCCATCTCAACGATTTCGTCGTCACCACGCCCTGCTTCAAGGACGGCAAGCCGGTCGCGCTGTTTTCCTGCACCAGCCATCTCATGGACATCGGCGGCATCGGCTTCGGACCCGACGCTACCGACGTGTTCATGGAGGGGCTCTACATCCCCATGCTGAAGCTGATCGACCAGGGCGTCGTCAACGAGACGCTGATGGCGATGATCCGCACCAACACGCGGCTGCCGATCGACACCGAGGGCGACACCTACTCGCTCGCCGGCTGCAACGACGTCGGCTGCGAGCGCCTGGTCGAGATGATGACCGAGTTCGGCATCGACTCGCTCGATGCGCTCGGCGACTACATCTGCGACCGCTCGCGCGAGGCCGTGCTGGCCGAGATCGCCAAACTGCCGAAAGGCAGCTGGCGCAACACCATGGTGGTCGACGGCTATGATGAGCCGGTCACGCTGGCCGCCGTGCTGACGATCTCGGACGAAGGCATCCACGTCGACTTCGACGGCACCTCGGCCGCGTCCAGGTTCGGCATCAACGTGCCTCTGTCCTACACCATCGCTTACACCGTGTTCGGTCTCGGCTGCGTCGTCGCCTCCCAGATTCCGAACAATGCCGGTTCGCTCTCGCCACTGACGGTGTCGGCTCCCAAAGGCGCGATCCTCAATGCGCCAAAGCCGGCGCCGGTCGCCTCGCGCCACATCATCGGCCAGATGCTGCCCGATGTCGTGTTCGGCTGCCTGCGCCAGATCATTCCCGAGCGCGTGCCCGCGGAAGGCACCTCGTGCCTGTGGAATCTCAACGTGCGCGGCCAGACCCGCTCGGGCGCCGGCGGCAATTACGGATTTTCGATGGCGGTGACCTCCAATGGCGGGACCGGCGCGCGCTTCGCGAAGGACGGGCTGTCGGCGACCGCCTATCCCAGCGGCGTGCGCGGCACGCCGGTTGAGATCGCCGAGACGCAGACGCCGCTGATCTTCTGGCGCAAGGAACTGCGTCCGGATTCCGGCGGGGCAGGGCGAACCCGCGGGGGCCTCGGCCAGATCATCGAGGTCGGCAGCGGTGTCGATGGGCCGTTCGACATCCTGGCGGCGTTCGATCGCATCGATCATCCGCCACGCGGACGTGATGGCGGCAAGAACGGCGAGGCCGGCTATGTCGGCCTGAAGTCCGGCAAGAAGCTGCGTGGAAAAGGCTTTCAGCAGGTGCCGCCGGACGACCGGCTGGTGGTGCTGACACCAGGCGGCGCCGGCATCGGCGATCCCCGGGAGCGCGCGCCGACAGCCGTCAACGACGACATCGAAAGCGGCCTCGTGTCTGCCGACAATGCGGTTGAAATTTATGGGCACACGCGATGA
- a CDS encoding TRAP transporter small permease subunit, giving the protein MADVLPASSHSLNAAAPAPLRILLDGIDRLGRLDGWIGGGCLLMLTLLMLCEVATRFLSNFLPFFPPTISIAWEYSSYLMAASFTFGAAMTLRVGGHIRVVLLLKNVSAPFQRAIEILSAAAGFAFMAFLTSSMAKFAFGAYVRGQVSTSSDTPLWFPQAVVTFGMLLLTLQFLARVIQAVLGLPLEDHRMKASPVE; this is encoded by the coding sequence GTGGCAGATGTTTTGCCTGCGTCGTCCCATAGTCTCAACGCGGCGGCGCCGGCGCCGCTGCGCATCCTGCTCGACGGCATCGACCGTCTTGGCCGGCTGGACGGCTGGATCGGTGGCGGCTGCCTCTTGATGCTGACGCTGCTGATGCTGTGCGAGGTCGCAACGCGCTTCCTCTCGAACTTCCTGCCGTTCTTTCCGCCCACAATCTCGATCGCGTGGGAGTATTCCTCCTATCTGATGGCGGCGTCCTTCACCTTCGGCGCCGCCATGACCCTGCGCGTCGGCGGCCATATCCGTGTCGTGCTGCTGCTGAAGAACGTCTCCGCTCCGTTTCAGCGCGCGATCGAAATCCTGTCGGCCGCCGCCGGCTTCGCCTTCATGGCCTTCCTGACATCATCGATGGCGAAGTTCGCCTTCGGCGCCTATGTGCGCGGCCAGGTCTCGACCTCGAGCGACACCCCGCTGTGGTTTCCACAGGCCGTCGTCACCTTCGGCATGCTGCTGCTGACGCTGCAGTTCCTGGCGCGCGTGATCCAGGCCGTGCTCGGCCTGCCGCTGGAGGACCACCGCATGAAGGCCTCGCCCGTCGAATGA
- a CDS encoding TRAP transporter large permease, producing the protein MTIEVVALFGILFALLACGVWIGLTLALTATLLLAMFRSIPLDKLLPQYAWNILTTQELLALPLFILMGELLFRTRLSRSLFQGLAPWAGLLPGRLLHVNVIGCTIFAAISGSSAATTQVIGRMSLNELLRRGYSRDIAIGSLAGAGTLGFLIPPSNIMIIYGVLGDVSILKLFTAGVLPGLLLAATFMGWVMLHTTLNPGMVPEAEAKLSQVPWRERFAALKDLAPALFLIACVLGSMYGGLATPSEAAAVGVFGAALVAWAQGSMSQQVMRDVLIGSVVTCSMIALIVLGASILGNAAAFLGIPQAVAAFVKGLGLSPFMLIVVLIIFYLILGCFLDGFSMIVMTLPIVLPIVKGAGFDEIWFGIFLVLAVEMAQITPPVGFNLFVIQGLTDDGLGYIARVTMPYLLIMVGFVLLLTLWPGIVTILPRVLYG; encoded by the coding sequence ATGACCATCGAAGTCGTTGCTCTCTTCGGGATCCTGTTTGCGCTTCTGGCATGCGGCGTATGGATCGGCCTGACGCTTGCGCTCACCGCAACGCTGCTGCTGGCGATGTTCCGCTCAATCCCGCTCGACAAGCTGCTGCCGCAATACGCCTGGAACATCTTGACGACGCAGGAACTGCTGGCGCTGCCGCTGTTCATCCTGATGGGCGAGTTGCTGTTTCGCACCCGTCTGTCACGTTCTCTGTTCCAGGGGCTCGCGCCCTGGGCGGGGCTTTTGCCGGGTCGTCTTCTGCATGTGAACGTGATCGGCTGCACCATCTTCGCCGCAATCTCCGGCTCGTCGGCGGCGACGACGCAGGTGATCGGCCGCATGTCCCTGAACGAACTGCTGCGCCGCGGCTATTCCCGCGACATCGCGATCGGCTCGCTCGCCGGCGCCGGCACGCTCGGCTTTTTGATCCCGCCATCCAACATCATGATCATCTACGGCGTGCTCGGCGACGTCTCGATCCTGAAACTGTTCACGGCCGGGGTGCTGCCCGGACTGCTGCTGGCCGCCACCTTCATGGGGTGGGTGATGCTGCACACGACCCTTAACCCCGGCATGGTGCCGGAGGCGGAAGCCAAGCTCTCGCAAGTGCCATGGCGCGAACGGTTTGCGGCGCTCAAGGACCTCGCGCCGGCGCTGTTCCTGATCGCCTGCGTGCTCGGCTCGATGTATGGCGGGCTGGCGACGCCGTCGGAGGCCGCCGCGGTCGGCGTGTTCGGCGCGGCGCTGGTCGCCTGGGCGCAGGGCTCGATGTCGCAGCAGGTGATGCGTGACGTGCTGATCGGCTCGGTCGTGACCTGTTCGATGATCGCGCTGATCGTGCTCGGCGCCTCGATCCTCGGCAACGCCGCGGCCTTCCTCGGCATCCCGCAGGCAGTCGCCGCCTTCGTGAAGGGCTTGGGGCTATCGCCGTTCATGCTGATCGTGGTGCTGATTATCTTTTATCTGATCCTCGGCTGTTTCCTCGATGGCTTCTCGATGATCGTGATGACGCTGCCGATCGTGCTGCCGATCGTGAAGGGCGCGGGCTTCGACGAGATCTGGTTCGGCATCTTCCTCGTGCTCGCGGTTGAGATGGCCCAGATCACGCCGCCGGTCGGCTTCAACCTGTTCGTGATCCAAGGCCTGACCGACGACGGCCTCGGCTACATCGCGCGCGTCACGATGCCCTATCTCCTCATCATGGTCGGATTCGTGCTGCTGCTGACGCTCTGGCCCGGCATCGTCACGATCCTCCCGCGCGTGCTGTACGGGTAA